In Archangium violaceum, the following are encoded in one genomic region:
- a CDS encoding dihydrolipoamide acetyltransferase family protein yields the protein MAIFEFKLPDLGEGVQEGELVKWHVKAGDLVKEDQTLAEVMTDKATVTVPSPKAGRVVQTHGKEGEIAKVHQLLVTMEIEGAAPVQASGHGAPAAHGAPAAAPAAQPAAVAAQATGPQAASKVLATPLTRRMAAEHGLNLAEIPGSGPQGRVMKADVVAALEGGRSARNEVAAPAQARPAAPSVVSGRGDERIPLRGLRKKIAEKMVRSKFTAPHFGFVEEVDSTELVALRKRLNDTLAAAGEKAKLSFLPFIVKAVIAAMKKFPQVNANMDEAAQELVVRGEFNIGIAVATPEGLTVPVIKHADRLTLRELAEEIVRLSNAARERKLKMDELTGGTFTITSLGQTGGIFATPIINHPEVAIMGIHRMRKRPVVDKNDQIVVREMMNVSISADHRVIDGQVAANFVYEVIKYLEHPDMLFLAMA from the coding sequence ATGGCGATCTTCGAGTTCAAGCTGCCCGACCTGGGCGAAGGTGTTCAGGAGGGCGAGCTGGTCAAGTGGCACGTCAAGGCCGGCGATTTGGTCAAGGAGGACCAGACGCTCGCCGAGGTGATGACCGACAAGGCCACCGTGACCGTGCCCAGCCCCAAGGCCGGTCGTGTCGTGCAGACGCACGGCAAGGAAGGCGAGATCGCCAAGGTCCATCAGCTCCTCGTCACGATGGAGATCGAGGGCGCCGCTCCGGTCCAGGCCTCGGGTCATGGTGCCCCCGCCGCCCATGGCGCTCCGGCCGCGGCTCCCGCTGCCCAGCCCGCGGCCGTGGCCGCCCAGGCCACGGGTCCCCAGGCCGCCTCCAAGGTGCTGGCCACGCCGCTCACCCGCCGCATGGCGGCCGAGCACGGCCTCAACCTCGCGGAGATCCCCGGCTCCGGTCCCCAGGGCCGCGTGATGAAGGCCGACGTGGTGGCCGCCCTCGAGGGTGGCCGCTCCGCGCGCAACGAGGTGGCCGCTCCGGCCCAGGCCCGTCCGGCCGCCCCCTCGGTGGTGTCGGGCCGTGGCGACGAGCGGATTCCCCTGCGCGGCCTGCGCAAGAAGATCGCCGAGAAGATGGTGCGCTCGAAGTTCACCGCGCCGCACTTCGGCTTCGTCGAGGAGGTGGATTCCACCGAGCTGGTGGCCCTCCGCAAGCGCCTCAACGACACCCTGGCCGCCGCCGGCGAGAAGGCGAAGCTGTCCTTCCTGCCCTTCATCGTGAAGGCCGTCATCGCGGCGATGAAGAAGTTCCCCCAGGTCAACGCCAACATGGACGAGGCCGCCCAGGAGCTCGTCGTCCGGGGCGAGTTCAACATCGGCATCGCCGTGGCCACCCCCGAGGGTCTCACCGTCCCCGTCATCAAGCACGCGGACCGGCTCACCCTGCGCGAGCTCGCCGAGGAGATCGTCCGCCTCAGCAACGCGGCGCGTGAGCGCAAGCTGAAGATGGACGAGCTCACCGGTGGCACCTTCACCATCACCTCGCTCGGCCAGACGGGTGGCATCTTCGCCACGCCCATCATCAACCACCCCGAGGTGGCCATCATGGGCATCCACCGCATGCGCAAGCGCCCCGTGGTGGACAAGAACGATCAGATCGTCGTGCGCGAGATGATGAACGTCTCCATCTCCGCCGATCATCGCGTCATCGACGGCCAGGTCGCCGCAAACTTCGTCTA
- a CDS encoding ribonuclease R family protein, translated as MDTPAPSRTVTGRIDVHPRGYGFLVVHPSGADEVLSAFIPPPELNPYLADDVVSATVTASADGRWNASGLSLLHRPRQEVYGEVVTRKGVVHLRIDRDVANGDWPLEAAGVEVQHGDALVARIADGKAWLLRKLEPGADRSLERIIVRHGLRRDFAPEARAEVQRVLSTPHALGARRDLRQVPTVTVDSPSTRVIDDAISVLPAGGDGALRLFVSIADAAEFVTEGSALDRVARERATSVYLAGAMLPMLPEELSTNWISLVPGEDRLCLTVELRIDPEGHVTAADVYESLIRSWAKLSYTEVADYLDKEEVSEPMAVVREAMPWFRAAAARLAVARAGRGGIEMAREEARFTFDEETGEVSGIEAVRPTTAHALVERFMVAANEAIAGWLIDRGVPALLRVQDEPDPQRVADLAAFAQHSGFAAGFGRRLTPLALAAFDRQIAGCTAESALRSVLRRSLGPSRYTVVPAMHFGLAARAYAHFTSPIRRYADLSVHRALKQYLRGRRDFVHEDPSVEQLAVHLNERSRTAHRAEKDRHRVLEARIMAAHVGREHMGLITRVKPFGLLVQLDGMLVEGYLPADTLPEGPYQPDPRETSLVGPARTFTIGMPLKVRVATTDEQHGRIELALAG; from the coding sequence ATGGACACGCCCGCCCCCTCGCGCACCGTTACCGGCCGCATCGACGTCCACCCTCGCGGCTACGGCTTCCTCGTCGTGCACCCCTCCGGCGCCGACGAGGTGCTCTCCGCCTTCATCCCGCCGCCCGAGCTCAACCCCTACCTCGCCGACGACGTCGTCTCCGCGACCGTGACGGCCTCGGCCGACGGGCGCTGGAACGCGAGCGGGCTGTCCCTCCTCCATCGCCCGCGCCAGGAGGTCTACGGCGAGGTGGTGACGCGCAAGGGGGTGGTGCACCTGCGCATCGACCGGGACGTGGCCAATGGCGACTGGCCGTTGGAGGCAGCCGGCGTCGAGGTGCAGCACGGGGACGCGCTGGTGGCTCGCATCGCCGACGGCAAGGCCTGGCTCCTGCGCAAGCTGGAGCCGGGCGCGGACCGCTCGCTGGAGCGCATCATCGTGCGCCACGGGCTGCGCCGCGACTTCGCCCCGGAAGCACGGGCCGAGGTGCAGCGCGTCCTTTCCACCCCACATGCGCTCGGGGCCCGGCGAGACCTGCGCCAGGTGCCCACCGTCACGGTGGACTCGCCCTCGACGCGCGTCATCGACGACGCCATCTCCGTGCTGCCCGCGGGTGGAGATGGAGCGCTGCGCCTGTTCGTCTCCATCGCGGACGCCGCGGAATTCGTCACCGAGGGCTCGGCGCTGGACCGCGTGGCGCGCGAGCGGGCCACCAGCGTGTACCTCGCCGGCGCCATGCTGCCGATGCTGCCCGAGGAGCTCTCGACGAACTGGATCAGCCTCGTGCCCGGCGAGGACCGGCTATGCCTCACGGTGGAGTTGCGCATCGATCCGGAGGGGCACGTCACCGCCGCGGACGTATACGAGAGCCTCATCCGCTCCTGGGCGAAGCTCAGCTACACCGAGGTGGCGGACTACCTCGACAAGGAAGAGGTGTCCGAACCGATGGCGGTGGTGCGCGAGGCGATGCCGTGGTTCCGCGCGGCGGCGGCGCGGCTGGCGGTGGCACGGGCCGGACGCGGCGGCATCGAGATGGCGCGCGAGGAGGCCCGCTTCACCTTCGACGAGGAGACGGGCGAGGTCTCCGGCATCGAGGCCGTGCGGCCCACGACGGCACACGCCCTGGTCGAGCGCTTCATGGTGGCCGCCAACGAGGCGATCGCGGGGTGGCTCATCGACCGGGGCGTCCCTGCCCTCCTGCGCGTCCAGGACGAGCCGGATCCGCAGCGCGTGGCCGACCTGGCCGCCTTCGCGCAACACTCGGGCTTCGCGGCGGGCTTCGGCCGCAGGCTCACTCCACTGGCGCTCGCCGCGTTCGACCGGCAGATCGCCGGCTGCACCGCGGAGTCGGCACTGCGCTCGGTGCTGCGACGCTCGCTGGGCCCCTCGCGCTACACGGTGGTGCCCGCCATGCACTTCGGGCTCGCGGCGCGCGCCTACGCGCACTTCACCTCGCCCATCCGGCGGTACGCGGACCTCTCCGTCCACCGTGCCCTCAAGCAGTACCTGCGGGGCCGGCGCGACTTCGTGCACGAAGACCCCTCCGTCGAGCAGCTCGCGGTGCACCTCAACGAGCGCTCCCGGACCGCCCACCGCGCCGAGAAGGATCGCCACCGCGTGCTGGAAGCCCGGATCATGGCCGCGCACGTGGGCCGGGAGCACATGGGACTCATCACCCGGGTCAAACCCTTCGGCCTGCTCGTCCAGCTCGACGGCATGCTGGTGGAGGGCTACCTCCCGGCGGACACGCTGCCGGAGGGGCCCTACCAGCCCGATCCTCGGGAGACGTCACTCGTGGGGCCCGCGCGCACCTTCACCATCGGCATGCCCCTGAAGGTGCGCGTGGCCACTACCGACGAACAGCACGGCCGCATCGAGCTCGCGCTCGCCGGGTGA
- a CDS encoding Ca2+-dependent phosphoinositide-specific phospholipase C, with translation MKAWLKIVCGVLAVVGVPALAQPAYNEVRQKSSHNSYQRDEALIDQLVYHRVRSLEFDIHNGKSGWSEVTGNWYVYHSDVVDHETTCHRLSDCLDELRAFHLANPAHEVVTVWVDLKDAFESGRMPQDLDNRITAHLPASWLFKPSDVMAACPGASSLQAAVTGACGWPSTTALKGRFIIALTGGDVSSPTSKLNTYVSNGSTATSRVAFIAPDLTSSSAIGAKGHAVFFNIQNDNSSLASSVYSAGFISRVWGVNDSASWSRAVSAMANHIATDKVSFHQDGWAVTHNALGWPFGCFGSWSCGGYQESVDVIGAEVDSGDIWGSSDSFLFASEYNGAVTTTTWTAAVNTPNSHVEEWAKGCLMVRESTASNARYFAVCRPADSHKPRIQYRTSTGGSSSSAEVDIVPADTVDQESVTFLRLTVQYDGTQTCAWGYGSQNASTWKLIGSRCFSGLLGHQGLAASSHDSGRVKLLFGNVKRGSTPYRQASFPSKVAVGGGVSNWRIFDGVF, from the coding sequence ATGAAGGCCTGGCTGAAGATCGTTTGCGGAGTGTTGGCGGTCGTGGGAGTGCCCGCGCTGGCCCAGCCCGCGTACAACGAGGTGCGGCAGAAGTCGTCGCACAACTCGTACCAGCGCGACGAGGCTCTGATCGATCAGCTCGTGTACCACCGCGTCCGCTCACTCGAGTTCGACATCCACAACGGCAAGAGCGGATGGTCCGAGGTGACGGGCAACTGGTACGTCTACCATTCGGACGTCGTCGACCATGAGACCACGTGTCACCGGCTCTCCGACTGTCTGGACGAGCTGCGCGCCTTCCACCTCGCCAATCCCGCGCATGAGGTGGTGACGGTCTGGGTGGATCTCAAGGATGCCTTCGAGTCCGGCCGCATGCCACAGGACCTGGACAACCGCATCACCGCGCACCTGCCCGCGTCCTGGCTCTTCAAGCCCTCGGATGTGATGGCGGCCTGCCCGGGTGCCTCCAGCCTGCAAGCGGCGGTGACGGGCGCCTGTGGCTGGCCCTCCACCACGGCCCTGAAGGGCAGGTTCATCATCGCCCTCACCGGCGGGGACGTGTCCTCGCCCACCAGCAAGCTCAACACCTACGTGTCCAACGGCTCCACGGCCACCAGCCGCGTGGCCTTCATCGCGCCCGACCTCACCAGCTCCTCGGCAATTGGCGCGAAGGGCCATGCGGTGTTCTTCAACATCCAGAACGACAACTCCTCCCTGGCCTCCAGCGTGTACTCGGCGGGCTTCATCAGCCGGGTGTGGGGCGTGAACGACTCGGCGTCGTGGAGCCGGGCGGTGTCGGCGATGGCGAATCACATCGCCACGGACAAGGTGAGCTTCCACCAGGACGGGTGGGCGGTGACGCACAACGCCCTGGGGTGGCCCTTCGGGTGCTTCGGGTCCTGGTCGTGCGGCGGCTATCAGGAGTCCGTGGACGTCATCGGCGCCGAGGTGGACTCTGGAGACATCTGGGGAAGCAGTGACAGCTTCCTGTTCGCCTCCGAGTACAACGGCGCGGTGACGACGACCACCTGGACGGCGGCGGTGAACACGCCCAACAGCCACGTGGAGGAGTGGGCCAAGGGGTGCCTGATGGTCCGCGAGAGCACGGCGTCCAATGCACGCTACTTCGCGGTATGCCGCCCGGCGGACAGCCACAAGCCCCGCATCCAGTACCGCACGAGCACGGGCGGCTCCTCGTCCTCGGCCGAGGTGGACATCGTTCCGGCGGACACCGTCGACCAGGAGAGCGTCACGTTCCTCCGCCTCACGGTGCAGTACGACGGGACGCAGACGTGCGCATGGGGGTACGGCTCGCAGAACGCCTCGACGTGGAAGCTGATCGGCAGCAGGTGCTTCTCCGGTCTGCTGGGACACCAGGGTCTGGCGGCCAGCTCGCATGACAGCGGACGGGTGAAGCTGCTCTTCGGCAACGTGAAGCGGGGCTCGACCCCGTACCGCCAGGCCTCCTTCCCCTCCAAGGTGGCGGTGGGCGGGGGGGTGAGCAACTGGCGGATCTTCGACGGCGTGTTCTGA
- a CDS encoding DUF72 domain-containing protein, whose protein sequence is MRAIHLGTSGYVYKHWKGLFYPPKLPASRWLPYFAQVFATVELNAPFYRLPTADAVDGWREQTPAGFRFACKGSRYLTHMKRLTDVGEGLERYFNVILRLGPKLGPVLWQLPPQMKKPDPERVDRFLSALPRDVQYVFEFRDAAWYHEEVLEVLDRWGVAVCEHDLVPVPPPRVTGGFRYLRFHGAGSRYAGRYGREALWPVACALDTWRRKGRTAWVYFNNDLHGHALLDAFDLAELLGRVPVHPPPDMRRPSETEESRTA, encoded by the coding sequence ATGAGGGCCATCCACCTGGGGACGAGTGGCTACGTCTACAAGCACTGGAAGGGACTCTTCTACCCTCCCAAGCTGCCAGCCAGCCGCTGGCTCCCCTACTTCGCCCAGGTGTTCGCGACGGTGGAGCTGAACGCCCCCTTCTACCGGCTGCCCACGGCGGACGCGGTGGACGGATGGAGGGAGCAGACGCCCGCGGGCTTCCGCTTCGCGTGCAAGGGCAGCCGCTACCTGACACACATGAAGCGGCTGACGGACGTGGGAGAAGGCCTGGAGCGCTACTTCAACGTCATCCTGCGCCTGGGCCCGAAGCTGGGCCCGGTGCTGTGGCAGCTCCCGCCACAGATGAAAAAACCGGATCCGGAGCGGGTGGATCGCTTCCTCTCCGCCCTGCCCCGCGACGTCCAGTACGTCTTCGAGTTCCGCGACGCGGCCTGGTACCACGAGGAGGTGCTGGAGGTGCTCGACCGTTGGGGCGTGGCGGTGTGCGAGCACGACCTGGTGCCGGTGCCCCCACCGCGCGTCACGGGGGGCTTCCGCTACCTGCGCTTCCACGGAGCGGGCTCGCGCTATGCCGGGCGCTATGGCCGCGAGGCGCTCTGGCCGGTGGCGTGCGCTCTGGACACCTGGAGACGCAAGGGACGCACGGCCTGGGTCTACTTCAACAACGACCTACACGGGCACGCGCTGCTAGACGCGTTCGACTTGGCGGAGCTGCTGGGCCGAGTGCCAGTGCACCCACCGCCGGACATGCGAAGGCCGTCCGAGACAGAAGAGTCCCGAACGGCCTGA
- the hisIE gene encoding bifunctional phosphoribosyl-AMP cyclohydrolase/phosphoribosyl-ATP diphosphatase HisIE, protein MLDLSKLDFAKGNGLVTVVTQDASTGDLLMVAFADREALEKTLETGEMYYRSRTRGLWHKGGTSGNVQRVVSLTADCDGDAVLARVEKAGPACHTGAETCFDIGPVDALVELDKTIAQRAAKAPEPGEKPSYTRRLLDDRNLRLKKIGEEAAELVTACADGDKERAVEEAADVLYHLLVAVRPLGVTLEDVKDVLARRARPSKG, encoded by the coding sequence ATGTTGGATCTGTCGAAGCTGGATTTCGCCAAGGGCAACGGGTTGGTGACGGTGGTGACGCAGGACGCGAGCACGGGCGACCTGCTGATGGTGGCGTTCGCGGACCGCGAGGCGTTGGAGAAGACGCTGGAGACGGGCGAGATGTACTACCGCTCTCGCACGCGCGGGCTGTGGCACAAGGGCGGCACGAGCGGGAACGTGCAGCGCGTGGTGTCCCTGACGGCGGACTGCGATGGAGACGCGGTGCTGGCGCGGGTGGAGAAGGCCGGTCCGGCGTGCCACACGGGCGCGGAGACCTGCTTCGACATCGGTCCGGTGGACGCGCTCGTGGAGCTGGACAAGACCATTGCCCAGCGGGCGGCGAAGGCACCGGAGCCGGGAGAGAAGCCGAGCTACACGCGGCGGTTGCTGGACGACCGGAACCTGCGCCTGAAGAAGATCGGCGAGGAGGCGGCGGAGCTGGTGACGGCGTGCGCGGATGGGGACAAGGAGCGCGCGGTGGAGGAGGCCGCGGACGTGCTCTACCACCTGCTCGTGGCGGTGCGCCCGCTGGGCGTGACGCTGGAGGACGTGAAGGACGTGCTCGCGCGCCGTGCCCGTCCCTCGAAGGGATGA
- the lipA gene encoding lipoyl synthase — translation MATPDRFPLPQVSESTRKPEWLKVRLPHGEGYERVKSIVRRTKLATVCEEARCPNIAECWGGGTATVMLMGEVCTRACRFCHVKVGAPPPLDPMEPIHLAQAVKEMDLEYIVVTSVNRDDRPDGGASHFASAIRELRQHSPKTIVEVLIPDFKGVERDLTTVAEARPHVVAHNVETVERLTPTVRDRRATYRQSLKVLEYLKQRPERLYTKTSIMVGLGETDAELDQTFKDLRAVGVDVLTLGQYLQPSQYHLRVERFVTPQQFEDYKKLAESYGFLYVASGPLVRSSYRAAEFFMKGLMERERLGLASSGT, via the coding sequence ATGGCAACTCCCGATCGTTTCCCCCTGCCGCAGGTATCCGAGTCCACCCGGAAGCCCGAGTGGCTGAAGGTGCGCCTCCCCCACGGGGAGGGGTACGAGCGGGTGAAATCCATCGTCCGCCGCACGAAGCTGGCCACCGTGTGCGAGGAGGCCCGCTGCCCCAACATCGCCGAGTGCTGGGGTGGTGGCACCGCCACCGTCATGCTCATGGGCGAGGTGTGCACCCGTGCGTGCCGCTTCTGCCACGTGAAGGTGGGCGCGCCCCCTCCGTTGGACCCCATGGAGCCCATCCACCTGGCCCAGGCCGTCAAGGAGATGGATCTCGAGTACATCGTGGTCACCTCCGTGAACCGGGATGATCGGCCGGACGGCGGCGCCAGCCACTTCGCCTCGGCCATCCGCGAGCTGCGCCAGCACTCGCCGAAGACGATCGTCGAGGTGCTCATCCCCGACTTCAAGGGCGTGGAGCGCGACCTGACCACCGTGGCCGAGGCCCGCCCGCACGTGGTGGCCCACAACGTGGAGACGGTGGAGCGCCTCACCCCCACCGTGCGCGATCGGCGCGCCACCTACCGCCAGTCCCTCAAGGTGCTCGAGTACCTCAAGCAGCGGCCGGAGCGGCTCTACACCAAGACCTCCATCATGGTCGGTCTGGGTGAGACGGACGCCGAGCTGGATCAGACCTTCAAGGACCTGCGCGCGGTGGGCGTGGACGTGCTCACGCTCGGTCAGTACCTGCAGCCGTCCCAGTACCACCTGCGCGTGGAGCGCTTCGTCACTCCTCAGCAGTTCGAGGACTACAAGAAGCTCGCCGAGTCCTACGGCTTCCTCTACGTCGCCTCCGGGCCGCTGGTTCGCTCCAGCTACCGCGCCGCCGAGTTCTTCATGAAGGGACTCATGGAGCGCGAGCGCCTGGGGCTCGCCAGCAGCGGCACCTGA
- the lpdA gene encoding dihydrolipoyl dehydrogenase: MAETFDVVIIGSGPGGYVGAIRAAQLGLKTAIIEKDKRLGGTCLHRGCIPTKSLLWSAALLNHIREAADFGIEVPAPVVNWAKVQEHKQKVVTKGANGIDYLMKKNKVTVFKGHGRIAGKGKVEVALEGGSKQTLDTKNIIIATGSVPKSLPNIVVDHKRVLNSDSILEIDRIPKSLIVIGAGAVGCEFASVFNHMGSQVSIVEYMPNLLPIEDIDASKELEKHFKRRKIDLHTGAKVEKVENTANGVKLTMTVGSETRTIEAELVLSAVGRAPVTEDIGLQLTSIKPDRGFIKTDTMMRTTEPNVYAIGDVIPTPMLAHVASAECVLAVEHIAGKNPAPINYDLTPSATYCYPEVASVGLTEKKAKERGYDVKSAIFPFSAVTKASISNEAIGMIKVVSDKKYDEVLGVHLVGPHATELLAEACVAMRLEITTEELAHTMHAHPTLSEIMKEGAEATLGHPIHI; this comes from the coding sequence GTGGCTGAGACTTTCGACGTGGTCATCATCGGTTCGGGCCCTGGCGGTTACGTCGGTGCCATCCGAGCCGCGCAGCTCGGGCTGAAGACGGCTATCATCGAGAAGGACAAGCGCCTGGGTGGCACCTGCCTCCACCGCGGCTGCATCCCCACCAAGTCCCTCCTCTGGTCCGCCGCGCTGCTCAACCACATCCGTGAGGCCGCGGACTTCGGTATCGAGGTGCCGGCTCCGGTGGTCAACTGGGCCAAGGTCCAGGAGCACAAGCAGAAGGTGGTCACCAAGGGTGCCAACGGCATCGACTACCTGATGAAGAAGAACAAGGTGACCGTGTTCAAGGGGCACGGCCGCATCGCCGGCAAGGGCAAGGTCGAGGTCGCCCTCGAGGGTGGCTCCAAGCAGACGCTGGACACCAAGAACATCATCATCGCCACCGGCTCGGTGCCCAAGTCGCTGCCCAACATCGTCGTGGACCACAAGCGGGTCCTCAACAGCGACTCCATCCTGGAGATCGACCGCATCCCCAAGAGCCTGATCGTCATCGGCGCGGGCGCCGTGGGCTGCGAGTTCGCCTCCGTCTTCAACCACATGGGCAGCCAGGTCTCCATCGTGGAGTACATGCCCAACCTGCTCCCCATCGAGGACATCGACGCCTCCAAGGAGCTGGAGAAGCACTTCAAGCGCCGGAAGATCGACCTCCACACAGGTGCCAAGGTGGAGAAGGTCGAGAACACCGCCAACGGCGTCAAGCTGACCATGACCGTCGGCAGCGAGACCCGCACCATCGAGGCCGAGCTCGTCCTGTCCGCCGTCGGCCGCGCTCCCGTCACCGAGGACATCGGGCTGCAGCTCACCTCCATCAAGCCCGACCGCGGTTTCATCAAGACCGACACCATGATGCGCACCACCGAGCCGAACGTGTACGCGATCGGTGATGTCATCCCCACGCCCATGCTCGCCCACGTGGCCAGCGCCGAGTGCGTCCTCGCCGTCGAGCACATCGCCGGCAAGAACCCCGCTCCCATCAACTACGACCTCACCCCCTCCGCTACCTACTGCTACCCCGAGGTGGCCTCCGTCGGCCTCACCGAGAAGAAGGCCAAGGAGCGCGGCTACGACGTCAAGAGCGCCATCTTCCCGTTCTCCGCCGTCACCAAGGCCTCCATCTCCAACGAGGCCATCGGCATGATCAAGGTCGTCTCCGACAAGAAGTATGACGAGGTCCTCGGTGTCCACCTCGTCGGCCCCCACGCCACCGAGCTGCTCGCCGAGGCCTGTGTCGCCATGCGCCTGGAGATCACCACCGAGGAGCTCGCGCACACCATGCACGCCCACCCCACGCTCTCCGAGATCATGAAGGAGGGCGCCGAGGCCACCCTGGGTCACCCGATCCACATCTGA
- the hisF gene encoding imidazole glycerol phosphate synthase subunit HisF — MLTRRLIVCLDVKGGRVVKGVQFEGLRDVGDPVELAMRYEEAGADEVTFLDISASNEERATLWDLVQRTAERLFIPLTVGGGVRTADDVGRALRAGADKVSINSAAVARPEVLTECAERFGAQCVVASIDAKRDGDKWRVYTHGGKRATDLEAVAWARECVKRGAGEILLTSIDRDGARSGYDLELTRAIAEQVDVPVIASGGAGNAEHVRAALKEGRADAALVAGILHDGVTTVGAIKSLLRESGLGIRSL; from the coding sequence ATGCTCACACGGCGACTGATCGTCTGTCTGGATGTGAAGGGCGGGCGCGTGGTGAAGGGCGTCCAGTTCGAGGGCCTGCGGGACGTGGGAGACCCGGTCGAGCTGGCCATGCGCTACGAGGAGGCGGGTGCCGACGAGGTGACCTTCCTCGACATCTCCGCGAGCAACGAGGAGCGCGCGACGCTGTGGGACCTGGTGCAGCGCACGGCGGAGCGGCTGTTCATCCCGCTGACGGTGGGCGGTGGTGTGCGCACGGCGGACGACGTGGGCCGGGCCCTGCGGGCGGGCGCGGACAAGGTGAGCATCAACTCGGCGGCGGTGGCCCGGCCCGAGGTGCTCACCGAGTGCGCCGAGCGCTTCGGGGCCCAGTGCGTGGTGGCCAGCATCGACGCCAAGCGCGATGGGGACAAGTGGCGCGTCTACACGCATGGTGGCAAGCGGGCCACGGACCTGGAGGCGGTGGCCTGGGCGCGCGAGTGCGTGAAACGTGGAGCAGGTGAAATCCTGCTCACCAGCATTGACAGGGACGGGGCTCGTTCGGGGTATGACCTGGAGCTGACGCGGGCGATCGCCGAGCAGGTGGACGTCCCGGTCATCGCCTCGGGTGGTGCGGGCAACGCGGAGCATGTCCGGGCCGCGTTGAAGGAGGGCAGGGCGGACGCGGCGCTGGTGGCGGGCATCCTCCACGATGGCGTCACCACGGTCGGGGCGATCAAATCGCTACTCCGCGAGAGCGGCCTCGGGATCAGGAGCCTCTGA
- a CDS encoding WD40/YVTN/BNR-like repeat-containing protein — protein sequence MLSLYLCALLATTPPPVELRAGAAEPDDEVLLHITGLTLPVRAEAGLYLYGKLVAPSHSLRALLLRSTDGGTRWTEVLPTMEHSEVLFVEFAGCEGRALVGWSTEGPGELTLFASADCGATWKRRSKLPKEVWSEWPVQMAWADRQHGTVWLEDTSQENAPLHVLTTADGGKTWRTVKQPPPVPPTRPWLEARDATGTRWVVSSEDQGTRLERQEQGAPAQVRAVLPRSWRREGKKLVPAR from the coding sequence ATGCTCTCCCTATACCTGTGCGCACTGCTCGCCACCACGCCCCCGCCCGTGGAACTGCGAGCAGGCGCGGCCGAGCCCGATGACGAGGTGTTGCTGCACATCACCGGGCTCACGCTGCCGGTGCGCGCGGAGGCGGGCCTGTACCTCTACGGGAAGCTCGTCGCCCCGTCCCACTCACTCCGGGCGCTGTTGCTGCGCAGCACCGACGGAGGCACGCGCTGGACCGAAGTGCTCCCCACCATGGAACACAGCGAGGTGCTCTTCGTGGAGTTCGCGGGCTGCGAGGGCCGCGCCCTGGTGGGCTGGAGCACGGAGGGCCCTGGGGAGCTCACGCTGTTCGCCAGCGCGGACTGCGGAGCGACGTGGAAACGCCGGAGCAAGCTGCCCAAGGAGGTCTGGTCCGAATGGCCAGTCCAGATGGCCTGGGCGGACCGCCAACACGGCACCGTGTGGCTCGAGGACACGAGCCAGGAGAACGCCCCCCTCCACGTGCTCACCACCGCGGACGGGGGCAAGACCTGGCGCACCGTGAAGCAACCACCCCCGGTGCCCCCTACGAGGCCATGGCTCGAAGCGCGAGACGCCACGGGGACACGCTGGGTGGTGTCCTCGGAGGACCAGGGCACACGGCTGGAGCGCCAGGAGCAGGGAGCCCCCGCCCAGGTCCGCGCCGTGCTGCCGCGCTCCTGGCGCCGGGAAGGGAAGAAGCTCGTTCCCGCGCGCTGA
- the hisN gene encoding histidinol-phosphatase — protein sequence MDAQSLMQAAEEVARRAGDVALDFFRKGVKVDMKGDGTPVTVADRTAETTAREWIESRFPEDGILGEEFGETRPGAKRRWILDPIDGTKSFIHGVPLWGTLVALAEGERILAGAAYFPPVGELLVAAPGQGCWWNGKRTRVSEQADLSKSLVLASDERFRVYPERGVKWREVMAKAYLARTWGDCYGYLLLATGRAEVMIDEELSPWDAAALQPIVEEAGGVFTDWTGTRTSFGGNAIATNAALASQVREMLGATKRA from the coding sequence ATGGACGCGCAGTCGTTGATGCAGGCGGCGGAGGAAGTGGCGCGCAGGGCGGGAGACGTGGCGCTCGACTTCTTCCGCAAGGGCGTCAAGGTGGACATGAAGGGGGACGGCACGCCGGTGACGGTGGCGGACCGGACCGCGGAGACGACGGCGCGCGAGTGGATCGAATCCCGCTTCCCCGAGGACGGAATCCTCGGGGAGGAGTTCGGCGAGACGCGGCCCGGGGCGAAGCGCCGGTGGATCCTGGATCCGATCGACGGCACGAAGTCATTCATCCACGGCGTGCCGCTGTGGGGCACGCTGGTGGCCCTGGCGGAGGGCGAGCGGATATTGGCGGGCGCGGCGTACTTCCCGCCCGTGGGAGAGCTGCTCGTGGCGGCGCCGGGGCAGGGGTGCTGGTGGAATGGGAAGCGGACGCGGGTGTCGGAGCAGGCGGATCTGTCCAAGTCGCTGGTGCTGGCCTCGGACGAGCGCTTCCGGGTGTATCCGGAGCGCGGGGTGAAGTGGCGCGAGGTGATGGCGAAGGCGTACCTGGCGCGGACGTGGGGGGACTGCTACGGCTACCTGCTGTTGGCCACGGGGCGGGCGGAGGTGATGATCGACGAGGAGCTGTCGCCGTGGGACGCGGCGGCGCTGCAGCCCATCGTCGAGGAGGCGGGAGGAGTTTTCACGGACTGGACGGGGACGAGGACCTCGTTCGGCGGCAACGCCATTGCGACGAACGCGGCGCTCGCGAGCCAGGTGCGCGAGATGCTGGGCGCGACGAAGAGGGCATGA